Proteins encoded within one genomic window of Flavobacterium sp. NG2:
- a CDS encoding AsmA-like C-terminal region-containing protein translates to MIKKIGLIFGGLLLLLTGSLFAIPYFFKDQIKAKIAQAINEKVDAKVSFKDADLSLFKSFPNATVTLDSLVIINKAPFEGDTLVALGELNLKMSVKELFKEKNESIAIQGITSKNGLINIIFNKDGIGNYDIALKDDKPKDDSKSEPLALKIQEYKIENFQFRYTDQASKIKMVIDSLNHEGTGDFAASKLDLDTKSTAKISLDMDKVNYMKNVALTLDAVLGIDLDQSKYTFKENKALINQLPLEFDGYIQMVEAGQEYDLKFKTPTSSFKNFLGLIPAAYSSSLDNVKTTGDFSVVGFAKGTYTDTTVPKFNIEIASNNASFQYPNLPKSVQNIIIDTKIINETGILNDTYVNLDKLSFRIDQDVFNAKANIRNVTQNALVNADLKGTINLGNLSKAYPIKLDKPLSGILKADVTTKFDMESVEKSEYQNIYNAGSMSLSGFNYTDENGKALKIAMAMVQFNPSQVNLKQFNASTGKSDISVTGVLDNFYGFIFKNQELKGNFSLNSNQLAISDFMTAEEPAKTATENKKPADAMKIPAFLNCTLTAKANTVLYDNLTLKDVSGKLIVKDEKVTMENVKTSIFGGNIGLNGSVSTKGKTPVFDMNLGLNQVDIAQSFTQLEMLKKIAPIAGIINGKLNSTIKLNGNLTDEMSPDLKTLTGDLLGQLLSTTVNSKNSTLLTALTTNLNFLDLSKINLNDLKAAISFDNGKVNVKPFDIKYQDIKATIGGSHGFDQSMNYTLKFDVPAKYLGTQANALIAKLTPADAAKLESIPINAVMTGNFSNPKISTDMKTAVSNLTNQLVQQQKEKLISQGTSKLTDLINKNKKHGDTTKTVIPVTKEEVKEKAKEEVKAKATDLLKGFLNKKKPAEETKPAE, encoded by the coding sequence ATGATAAAGAAAATCGGACTTATATTCGGAGGACTATTATTGCTCCTTACAGGAAGTTTATTTGCCATTCCTTATTTTTTTAAAGATCAAATAAAAGCTAAAATTGCACAAGCGATCAACGAAAAAGTGGATGCTAAAGTAAGTTTTAAAGATGCAGATTTAAGTTTATTTAAAAGTTTCCCTAATGCTACTGTGACTTTAGACTCTCTTGTCATTATTAACAAAGCACCATTTGAGGGCGACACTCTTGTGGCTTTGGGTGAATTGAACTTAAAAATGTCTGTCAAAGAACTTTTTAAAGAAAAAAACGAGTCGATTGCTATTCAAGGTATCACTTCCAAAAACGGTTTAATCAACATCATCTTCAACAAAGACGGTATAGGCAACTACGATATTGCTTTGAAAGACGACAAACCCAAGGACGATAGTAAAAGCGAGCCTTTGGCACTAAAAATTCAAGAATACAAAATAGAAAATTTCCAATTTCGCTATACCGACCAAGCTTCGAAAATTAAAATGGTAATTGACAGTTTGAATCATGAAGGAACAGGAGATTTTGCTGCCTCTAAATTAGATTTAGATACCAAATCAACGGCCAAAATATCGCTAGACATGGACAAAGTGAACTACATGAAAAATGTAGCTTTGACTTTGGATGCTGTTCTGGGAATTGATTTAGACCAAAGCAAATACACTTTTAAAGAAAACAAAGCCTTAATCAACCAGTTGCCTTTAGAATTTGATGGTTATATCCAAATGGTAGAAGCTGGACAAGAATATGACTTGAAATTCAAAACACCTACCTCTTCTTTCAAAAACTTCTTAGGCCTGATTCCTGCTGCCTATTCCTCAAGTCTTGACAATGTAAAAACAACTGGTGATTTTAGCGTGGTAGGTTTTGCAAAAGGAACTTATACCGATACTACCGTTCCTAAATTCAATATCGAAATCGCATCCAATAATGCTTCTTTTCAATATCCTAACTTACCTAAGTCAGTTCAAAACATTATTATTGACACCAAAATCATCAACGAAACTGGGATTTTGAATGACACCTATGTCAACTTAGACAAACTCTCTTTCAGAATAGACCAAGATGTTTTCAATGCTAAAGCGAATATTCGAAACGTTACCCAAAATGCTTTGGTAAATGCCGATTTAAAAGGAACCATCAACTTAGGAAATCTGTCCAAAGCGTATCCTATCAAATTAGACAAACCTTTATCGGGAATCTTAAAGGCTGATGTCACCACTAAATTCGATATGGAGTCGGTAGAAAAAAGCGAATACCAAAACATTTACAATGCTGGTAGTATGAGTCTTTCTGGATTCAACTATACGGATGAAAATGGTAAAGCACTGAAAATTGCTATGGCAATGGTACAATTTAATCCAAGTCAAGTGAATTTGAAGCAATTTAATGCTTCGACTGGAAAAAGCGACATTAGCGTAACTGGGGTTTTAGATAACTTCTATGGTTTTATCTTTAAAAACCAAGAGCTAAAAGGTAACTTTAGTTTAAACTCGAATCAGTTAGCGATTAGTGATTTTATGACTGCTGAAGAACCAGCAAAAACAGCAACCGAGAACAAGAAACCAGCGGATGCTATGAAGATTCCTGCTTTCTTAAATTGTACGCTTACCGCCAAAGCCAATACGGTTTTGTATGATAATTTAACACTAAAAGATGTTTCGGGAAAACTAATCGTCAAAGATGAAAAAGTAACCATGGAGAATGTTAAAACTTCGATTTTTGGAGGAAATATTGGATTGAACGGTTCAGTATCTACCAAAGGAAAAACTCCTGTATTTGACATGAATTTAGGCTTGAATCAAGTTGACATCGCTCAATCGTTTACGCAACTGGAGATGTTGAAAAAAATCGCTCCTATTGCTGGAATTATCAACGGAAAATTGAACTCAACTATTAAATTAAACGGAAATTTAACGGACGAAATGAGTCCTGATTTGAAAACACTAACAGGAGACTTACTAGGACAGTTACTTTCGACGACTGTTAATTCTAAGAATTCTACTTTGTTAACTGCTCTTACTACAAATCTTAACTTTTTAGATCTAAGCAAGATTAATTTGAATGATTTGAAAGCTGCAATTAGTTTTGATAATGGTAAAGTAAACGTAAAACCTTTTGATATCAAATACCAAGACATTAAAGCAACCATAGGTGGTTCACATGGTTTTGACCAAAGTATGAACTATACCTTAAAATTTGATGTGCCAGCAAAATATCTTGGCACACAAGCTAATGCCTTAATAGCCAAATTAACGCCTGCCGATGCCGCCAAACTAGAAAGCATTCCGATTAATGCTGTGATGACAGGTAATTTTTCGAATCCTAAAATATCAACCGATATGAAAACGGCAGTAAGTAATTTGACCAATCAACTCGTTCAACAACAAAAAGAAAAACTAATCAGCCAAGGAACTTCTAAATTGACGGATTTAATCAATAAAAATAAAAAACATGGAGACACTACCAAAACCGTTATTCCAGTTACAAAAGAAGAAGTAAAAGAAAAGGCAAAAGAGGAAGTAAAAGCCAAAGCAACCGACTTACTAAAAGGGTTCTTAAATAAGAAAAAGCCAGCAGAAGAAACCAAACCTGCTGAATAA
- the sppA gene encoding signal peptide peptidase SppA: MKFLGNVVATIVGLFIFCLLFILGIFLIAGVFGGESEIGSIEKNSVIELDLSEIEYDYAGKYKDPWVSIFSDDNGVGLSDIIDAIEAAKTDDKIKGISILNNHSNLGMAQSKEVRDALENFKESGKFVMAYADTYSQKEYYLNSVANKIYLNPVGDMDFKGLSSEIMFFKDLQEKTGVKMEVIRHGKYKSAVEPFLENKMSDANREQITALLQSVWNSVITDIAKSRNISATKLNEIANGLLARTPAMAKQHKLVDFVAYEDQYHEAIKKLLQVKEDKEYKTISIVDYTRKLLLDNEFIQADNQIAVIYAQGEIQSGEGDVNTIGEGSIKRSLKEARKDKKIKAIVLRIDSPGGNALTSDLIWREVELTKKVKPVVVSMGNYAASGGYYIACNANQIFAEKNTITGSIGVFGILPNFSQLTSKIGINVEQVKTHENAPNYSPFVPIDENFKAVTLESVEHIYKTFVTNVAQGRKMTFAQVDSIAQGRVWTGSEALKIGLVDKIGNLNDAIKAAAQLAKTNDYSTKNFPVYEKNFDDLLAKIPFGQTKAALIKEEIGIENYKIIEQVKRLQARKGIQAIMPYEIDIR; the protein is encoded by the coding sequence ATGAAATTTTTAGGAAATGTAGTTGCCACTATAGTAGGATTATTTATTTTTTGCCTATTGTTTATTTTAGGAATCTTTCTTATTGCAGGAGTCTTTGGTGGCGAATCTGAGATTGGTAGTATTGAAAAGAATTCGGTTATTGAATTAGACTTGTCTGAAATTGAATATGATTATGCTGGTAAATATAAAGACCCATGGGTATCCATTTTCTCTGATGACAATGGAGTAGGTTTAAGCGATATCATCGATGCAATTGAAGCTGCAAAAACAGATGATAAAATCAAAGGAATTTCTATCTTAAACAACCATTCAAATTTAGGAATGGCTCAAAGTAAAGAAGTACGTGATGCTTTGGAAAACTTCAAAGAATCTGGGAAATTTGTGATGGCCTATGCAGATACTTATTCGCAAAAAGAATATTATTTAAATTCGGTTGCTAATAAAATTTACCTAAACCCTGTTGGAGATATGGACTTTAAGGGATTATCTTCTGAAATCATGTTCTTCAAAGACTTACAAGAAAAAACAGGAGTAAAGATGGAAGTCATTCGCCATGGCAAATACAAAAGTGCCGTAGAACCCTTTTTAGAAAATAAAATGAGTGATGCCAATAGGGAACAAATCACAGCTTTACTTCAGTCTGTTTGGAATTCTGTAATTACTGATATAGCCAAAAGCAGAAACATTTCAGCAACCAAGCTAAATGAAATTGCCAACGGACTTTTAGCACGCACACCAGCAATGGCTAAACAACATAAATTAGTTGATTTTGTTGCTTATGAAGATCAATACCATGAGGCTATTAAAAAATTACTTCAAGTAAAAGAAGACAAAGAATACAAAACTATTTCTATCGTTGATTATACCCGAAAGTTACTCTTAGATAATGAATTTATTCAAGCCGATAATCAAATTGCGGTGATTTACGCTCAAGGCGAAATTCAATCTGGTGAGGGAGACGTCAATACCATTGGTGAAGGCTCCATAAAACGCTCTTTAAAAGAAGCTCGAAAAGACAAAAAAATCAAAGCCATAGTATTGCGTATTGACAGTCCGGGTGGAAATGCTTTAACCTCTGATTTGATTTGGAGAGAAGTTGAGCTGACTAAAAAAGTAAAACCAGTCGTGGTCTCTATGGGGAATTATGCCGCTTCTGGCGGATATTACATTGCTTGTAATGCCAATCAAATTTTTGCAGAGAAAAATACGATAACGGGCTCGATTGGAGTATTTGGAATCTTACCTAATTTCAGCCAGTTAACTTCAAAAATAGGCATCAACGTTGAACAAGTGAAAACGCATGAAAACGCTCCAAACTACAGTCCATTTGTCCCTATTGACGAGAACTTTAAAGCCGTGACGCTAGAAAGTGTTGAACATATTTACAAAACCTTTGTAACGAATGTAGCACAAGGACGTAAAATGACTTTTGCACAGGTAGATTCCATTGCGCAAGGTCGTGTTTGGACTGGCTCTGAAGCCCTAAAAATTGGATTAGTTGATAAAATTGGAAACTTAAACGACGCTATCAAAGCGGCAGCACAACTTGCAAAGACAAATGACTATTCAACAAAAAACTTCCCTGTCTATGAGAAAAATTTTGATGACCTATTAGCTAAAATCCCTTTCGGACAAACTAAAGCCGCTTTAATAAAAGAAGAAATAGGGATTGAAAATTATAAAATCATCGAACAAGTCAAACGACTTCAAGCACGTAAAGGCATTCAAGCTATTATGCCTTATGAAATTGATATTCGATAA
- the folK gene encoding 2-amino-4-hydroxy-6-hydroxymethyldihydropteridine diphosphokinase — protein sequence MKQQYQVILSLGTNQGDKLENILHCIQLITERIGVVIQVSKLYQTPSWGFESDPFYNCALSVLTTHEPTHVLELALMIEQEMGRIRKEQLGYQARSIDIDLIFFEDKILDTDTLQIPHPLLQERKFVLMPLLDLDIPWRHPILNQTMADLLENCSDDSNCVVVQDIVIH from the coding sequence ATGAAACAACAGTACCAAGTTATTTTGTCGTTAGGCACCAATCAAGGAGATAAACTTGAAAACATTTTGCATTGTATTCAGTTAATCACTGAAAGAATAGGAGTAGTTATTCAGGTTTCTAAGTTGTATCAAACACCTTCTTGGGGTTTTGAAAGTGATCCTTTTTATAATTGTGCCTTATCAGTACTTACGACTCATGAGCCAACTCATGTTTTAGAATTGGCTTTAATGATAGAGCAAGAAATGGGGCGTATCAGGAAAGAGCAGCTAGGATATCAAGCTCGTAGTATTGATATCGATTTGATTTTCTTTGAAGACAAAATATTAGATACCGATACCTTACAAATTCCACACCCATTATTACAGGAACGAAAGTTTGTTTTAATGCCTCTTTTGGATTTAGATATTCCTTGGAGACATCCTATTTTAAATCAAACAATGGCTGATTTATTAGAAAACTGTTCTGATGATAGTAATTGTGTGGTGGTTCAGGATATTGTTATACATTAA
- a CDS encoding RNA methyltransferase, which produces MRKLENSELERKSIEDFKKSEKTPLILILDDIRSLHNIGSVFRTADAFLIEKIYLCGITATPPNKEIHKTALGATETVSWEHHENVLEVISQLKKENITTLAIEQVESATFLQDFQVEKGQKYALVFGNEVFGVSQEAVALCDGCIEIPQLGTKHSLNISVSAGIVVWDLFQKLHWPS; this is translated from the coding sequence ATGAGAAAGCTAGAAAACAGCGAACTAGAAAGAAAATCCATTGAAGATTTTAAAAAATCCGAGAAAACACCTTTAATTTTAATCTTGGACGACATCCGAAGTTTACATAATATTGGTTCAGTATTTAGAACAGCCGATGCTTTTTTGATTGAAAAAATCTATTTGTGTGGAATAACTGCAACACCGCCCAACAAAGAAATACACAAAACAGCCTTGGGCGCTACCGAAACCGTTAGTTGGGAACACCATGAAAATGTATTGGAAGTCATTAGTCAATTAAAAAAAGAAAACATCACAACACTTGCTATTGAACAAGTTGAAAGTGCCACTTTTCTTCAAGATTTTCAAGTAGAAAAAGGTCAAAAATATGCACTTGTTTTTGGGAATGAAGTTTTCGGAGTTTCACAAGAAGCCGTTGCCCTTTGTGATGGATGCATCGAAATTCCGCAATTAGGAACCAAACATTCATTGAATATCTCAGTCAGTGCTGGAATTGTAGTATGGGATTTATTTCAAAAACTACATTGGCCTAGTTAA
- a CDS encoding DUF1573 domain-containing protein has protein sequence MKKIILLAALTVFGITTSNAQETSKKLKAAKTAVTSKLPKVEGAGMVFENETIDYGTIAHNSDGNRQFVFTNNGTKPLIITNTQGSCGCTVPTTPKEPIAPGAKGVIGVKYATDRVGPFTKTVTVTSNAEGQATKTLTIKGTVLADDAKKS, from the coding sequence ATGAAAAAAATAATTTTACTTGCCGCATTAACTGTGTTTGGAATTACTACTTCTAACGCACAAGAAACTTCAAAAAAATTAAAAGCTGCTAAAACAGCTGTTACTTCAAAACTTCCTAAAGTTGAAGGAGCTGGAATGGTTTTTGAAAATGAAACTATTGATTATGGAACAATTGCACATAATTCAGATGGAAATCGCCAATTCGTATTTACAAATAACGGTACAAAACCATTAATCATCACAAACACTCAAGGATCATGTGGTTGTACGGTTCCTACTACACCTAAAGAACCTATTGCACCTGGAGCAAAAGGAGTGATTGGAGTAAAATATGCTACTGACAGAGTAGGTCCTTTTACAAAAACGGTTACGGTTACTTCAAATGCGGAAGGACAAGCTACTAAAACATTAACTATCAAAGGTACTGTTTTAGCTGATGATGCAAAAAAGAGCTAA